One stretch of Daphnia pulicaria isolate SC F1-1A chromosome 8, SC_F0-13Bv2, whole genome shotgun sequence DNA includes these proteins:
- the LOC124312473 gene encoding uncharacterized protein LOC124312473 isoform X1, with product MSTTRPTSDSQPNLNMSITSSATTTTTTKGIIDCVEKCTCHATQGWHEIFRRFTTCQNSVDGETTAHSSSENIQSVARNSTRVPSFLFRQHRSSSNSSPRNILDRLIPSRSETNMQLAQHLFSTTSHRPVGDDSEQHSRQVTPILTFGNKVVRVKPMASLSCGTTPKSKFEFPTLPHRVMYAREPGIHFSKTKNKKLPHDGN from the exons ATGTCCACCACGCGTCCGACTTCCGACAGCCAACCAAATCTCAACATGTCGATTACTTCCagtgctactactactactactacaaaaGGTATCATTGATTGTGTTGAAAAATGCACGTGTCACGCCACGCAAGGttggcatgaaatatttcgtcGTTTCACGACCTGTCAAAATTCTGTAGACGGTGAGACGACGGCTCATTCGTCGAGTGAAAACATTCAAAGTGTCGCTCGCAATTCAACTCGGGTGCCATCGTTTCTGTTCCGCCAACATCGCAGCAGTTCAAATTCGTCTCCCCGTAACATTCTAGACAG GTTGATTCCATCTCGTTCAGAAACGAATATGCAGCTGGCTCAGCATCTTTTTTCGACCACGTCACATCGTCCCGTCGGAGACGACTCTGAGCAACACTCCCGGCAAgtcacgccaattctcacatTCGGCAATAAAGTTGTGAGAGTGAAACCGATGGCATCTTTGTCTTGTGGTACGACTCCTAAATCCAAATTTGAATTCCCCACTTTACCCCATCGAGTTATGTACGCCCGGGAACCGGGAATCCATTTcagtaaaaccaaaaataaaaaattgcctcacGATGGCAATTAA
- the LOC124312473 gene encoding uncharacterized protein LOC124312473 isoform X2 gives MSTTRPTSDSQPNLNMSITSSATTTTTTKDGETTAHSSSENIQSVARNSTRVPSFLFRQHRSSSNSSPRNILDRLIPSRSETNMQLAQHLFSTTSHRPVGDDSEQHSRQVTPILTFGNKVVRVKPMASLSCGTTPKSKFEFPTLPHRVMYAREPGIHFSKTKNKKLPHDGN, from the exons ATGTCCACCACGCGTCCGACTTCCGACAGCCAACCAAATCTCAACATGTCGATTACTTCCagtgctactactactactactacaaaaG ACGGTGAGACGACGGCTCATTCGTCGAGTGAAAACATTCAAAGTGTCGCTCGCAATTCAACTCGGGTGCCATCGTTTCTGTTCCGCCAACATCGCAGCAGTTCAAATTCGTCTCCCCGTAACATTCTAGACAG GTTGATTCCATCTCGTTCAGAAACGAATATGCAGCTGGCTCAGCATCTTTTTTCGACCACGTCACATCGTCCCGTCGGAGACGACTCTGAGCAACACTCCCGGCAAgtcacgccaattctcacatTCGGCAATAAAGTTGTGAGAGTGAAACCGATGGCATCTTTGTCTTGTGGTACGACTCCTAAATCCAAATTTGAATTCCCCACTTTACCCCATCGAGTTATGTACGCCCGGGAACCGGGAATCCATTTcagtaaaaccaaaaataaaaaattgcctcacGATGGCAATTAA
- the LOC124312501 gene encoding extensin-2-like, whose amino-acid sequence MSLSGSIKNVNKILLIQCLLWASNGVLGGMMPKGHMGRMEHKANEAGEYYYTQPQSYYPTPAPEYYTEAPKYYSTPSYYTQPTPYYTTPSYYTETEKYYATKAPEYYTTASYYTEAHKYYSAPSYYTTTVSYPASYQRAAPSY is encoded by the exons ATGA GTCTGTCTGGTTCGATCAAAAACGTGAATAAGATCTTGCTGATTCAATGTCTATTGTGGGCATCCAATGGCGTTTTGGGTGGTATGATGCCTAAAGGTCACATGGGCAGGATGGAGCATAAAGCCAATGAAGCCGGCGAATACTACTACACTCAACCTCAAAGCTACTACCCAACTCCGGCGccagagtactacaccgaggctccaaaaTACTATTCCactccgagctactacactcAGCCGACcccttactacaccactcccagctactacaccgagactGAGAAATACTACGCTACAAAGGCgccagagtactacaccacagcaagttactacaccgaagctcaCAAGTACTACTCCGCTCCGTCATACTACACTACTACTGTGTCGTATCCCGCCAGCTATCAGAGGGCAGCGCCATCGTAttga
- the LOC124310712 gene encoding sodium-independent sulfate anion transporter-like, with translation MDYTFFNNLKSMGTCYEWKRKARSKVKGACTVELLRRRFPILKWLPSYNWDFAVYAVIAGITVGLTTIPQGIAYASVAGLPLQECSIGPTAVISLMTFSYASDEGGPIYSSTLLAFLAGSLELVAGLLNLGFMVEFISALAISGFCSAAALTVSSTQV, from the exons ATGGATTACACTTTCTTCAATAATTTGAAATCGATGGGAACTTGTTATGAATGGAAGCGTAAGGCAAGATCAAAAGTCAAGGGAGCTTGCACAGTTGAATTACTAAGACGGCGGTTCCCCATTCTCAAGTGGTTACCAAGCTACAATTGGGATTTTGCTGTCTATGCTGTCATTGCCGGAATCACCGTCGGTCTCACCACCATTCCGCAGGGAATCGCCTATGCTTCTGTCGCCGGACTGCCGTtacag GAATGTTCAATCGGTCCCACGGCCGTCATATCTTTGATGACGTTCTCGTACGCCAGTGATGAAGGAGGCCCGATCTATTCCAGCACCCTGTTAGCTTTCCTAGCTGGTTCGCTAGAACTAGTAGCAGGACTCTTGAACCTAG GATTCATGGTCGAGTTTATTTCGGCTCTTGCCATTTCTGGCTTTTGTTCAGCTGCCGCTTTGACTGTATCGTCGACCCAAGTTTAG
- the LOC124310711 gene encoding LOW QUALITY PROTEIN: glutamate receptor ionotropic, NMDA 2D-like (The sequence of the model RefSeq protein was modified relative to this genomic sequence to represent the inferred CDS: inserted 1 base in 1 codon; substituted 1 base at 1 genomic stop codon) translates to MNSLGKQDLSFINSYRFQVSDIHTDMLNVNPSPTGVHFERTDNQLTKSISTVLKVFVNAVEGFHRESNASTLLSPKVSSEDSTSTSSRWAQGEQLFKYLQNVRIDVDPGRPSMEFDADGTRSSVELTIVNLQPSNSGGSGRELLYGDKKIGHWHSWKKDGLDIQDIVWPGHSHVPPEDGPDKFHLKVAFLEEPPVPVSGRCPVSHGVGLPCCVGNHSQDEKKNPRNVTQCCSGFCIDLLEKFSDDLGFTYELIRVDDPKFGTHVNGRRYGLMGALANRRVDMVMTSLTVNAEREHVAYFTTPFVETGIAILVAKRTGIISPTAFLEPFDTASWLLVVVVAFQVAALAIFLFKWLSPSGYNMQLCVPTNQRFSLFRTYWLVWAILFQASVNIDCPKGFTSRFISNVWATFAVVFLAIYTANLAAFMITREEFYDQSCVEDPRLMSHKSHEPPFRFGTVSNTHTEATILRHYKEMHYHMRNCNLNEIRAGIEAVKRGELDAFLYDGAVLDYLVAQDEEXRLLTVGSWYAMTGYGVAFPRGSKYVAPFNEKLLKYIENGEVDRLRRFWLTGVCKPYKEECQFSEPLSTEQFLSAFLLLLSSIGLAFLLLCLGHIYFHSIRPHLTSPTTGACXSLISINMGKSLTFRDAVFETQDRLKSHRCRDAICRLHLRRLNLQLDVTRKRIRQLEKQLGGGSNQYLGPVGNDKHREVAEERNVMECPATMRPVG, encoded by the exons ATGAACAGTTTGGGGAAACAAGATCTCAGCTTCATCAATTCGTACCGATTCCAAGTATCTGATATCCACACGGACATGCTCAATGTGAACCCGAGTCCCACAG GTGTTCATTTCGAGAGGACGGACAACCAGCTGACCAAGAGCATATCAACTGTTCTCAAAGTTTTTGTCAATGCAGTGGAGGGCTTTCACCGCGAGTCGAATGCATCGACCCTGCTCAGCCCCAAGGTTTCCAGTGAAGACTCGACATCCACGTCATCTCGTTGGGCTCAAGGCGAGCAGCTCTTCAA atatCTTCAAAATGTGCGGATTGATGTCGATCCTGGCAGGCCGTCGATGGAATTCGACGCTGACGGGACCCGCAGTTCGGTCGAGCTGACGATTGTCAATTTACAACCGAGTAATAGCGGTGGATCTGGTAGAGAACTTCTATATGGAGACAA aaagattggCCATTGGCACTCGTGGAAGAAGGATGGACTCGATATCCAAGATATCGTATGGCCCGGTCATAGTCACGTACCACCTGAAGACGGTCCTGACAAGTTCCACTTGAAAGTTGCCTTTTTGGAGGAGCCGCCTGTTCCGGTTAGCGGTCGCTGTCCTGTCAGCCATGGAGTAGGCCTACCTTGTTGCGTTGGCAACCAT Tctcaagacgaaaaaaaaaacc CACGAAACGTGACGCAATGTTGTTCCGGCTTCTGCATCGATCTGCTTGAGAAGTTCAGCGACGATCTCGGGTTTACTTACGAGCTCATCAGAGTGGACGACCCAAAGTTCGGCACTCATGTG AATGGAAGGAGGTACGGGCTGATGGGAGCGCTGGCCAATCGCAGAGTGGATATGGTCATGACATCTCTGACAGTCAACGCCGAGCGGGAGCACGTCGCTTATTTCACAACTCCTTTCGTGGAGACGGGCATCGCTATTTTGGTGGCCAAGAGGACCGGCATCATTTCGCCAACTGCATTTCTAG AGCCGTTCGATACGGCATCTTGgcttctcgtcgtcgtcgttgcctTTCAAGTAGCCGCCCTGGCCATCTTCCTCTTCAAGTGGCTCTCTCCGTCCGGATATAACATGCAG TTATGCGTTCCGACCAATCAGCGTTTCTCGCTTTTCCGGACCTACTGGCTCGTCTGGGCCATCCTTTTCCAGGCTTCTGTCAACATCGACTGTCCGAAGGGGTTCACATCGAG ATTCATTTCCAACGTCTGGGCCACATTCGCCGTCGTGTTTCTAGCCATTTACACTGCCAATCTGGCGGCCTTTATGATCACTCGCGAAGAGTTCTACGACCAGAGTTGCGTCGAAGACCCGCGA CTGATGAGCCACAAGAGTCACGAGCCGCCGTTCCGCTTTGGCACCGTGTCCAACACTCACACGGAGGCGACCATTCTCCGGCACTACAAGGAGATGCACTACCACATGCGAAACTGCAATCTCAATGAAATTCGAGCCGGAATCGAAGCTGTCAAACGAGG TGAATTGGACGCTTTTCTTTACGACGGCGCAGTGCTAGACTATTTGGTGGCCCAGGACGAAG GTCGTCTGTTAACCGTCGGCTCGTGG TACGCCATGACAGGTTACGGTGTCGCCTTCCCTCGCGGCTCCAAATATGTGGCACCTTTCAACGAAAAGCTGCTGAAATACATTGAAAACG GCGAAGTCGATCGTTTGCGTCGCTTCTGGTTAACCGGCGTCTGTAAGCCATACAAGGAGGAGTGCCAGTTTTCCGAGCCGCTGTCAACCGAGCAATTTCTGTCCGCCTTCTTGTTGCTCCTCTCGAGCATCGGACTGGCCTTTCTCCTCCTCTGTCTCGGGCACATTTACTTTCACTCCATCCGCCCCCATCTCACATCACCGACGACCGGCGCTTGCTGATCTCTCATTTCGATT AACATGGGCAAGTCGCTGACATTCCGGGACGCCGTTTTCGAAACGCAGGACAGATTGAAATCGCATCGTTGCCGCGACGCCATCTGTCGCTTGCATTTGCGAAGACTGAATCTCCAGCTGGATGTAACGCGTAAGAGGATCCGCCAACTGGAGAAGCAACTCGGCGGCGGCAGCAA TCAATATCTCGG CCCTGTAGGGAATGATAAGCATCGGGAGGTCGCCGAGGAAAGAAATGTAATGGAATGTCCAGCGACGATGCg TCCTGTAGGGTGA
- the LOC124312432 gene encoding unextended protein-like: MDNRSKRRREKGRLFQDFSGFALQYHEQTARKISPQLALAAFQFLSSSIDLFKTELISNNVLRRLMQQSQIIRFIRVNKEKSEFHPAETLIFQQGKPADYFVLILEGRVEVTVGKENLVFESGPFSHYGSQALTSYSSAMESASSTQLSRSVQSVRMAVSPDGGVGSAARGQTFVTDYTVRAITDVVYFCLSRILYQAACSTTVLERTQRGDATKRISDCDSNLEHVLIFSNGEEAIGSGDHTLNENSPLITQGGYCTDYLMSDTTAIALDSRQEDLLNGPSLPAQSSFLIGENPGN, encoded by the exons A TGGACAACCGCAGCAAACGTCGACGAGAGAAAGGAAGACTATTCCAGGATTTCAGTGGCTTCGCCCTGCAGTACCACGAGCAAACTGCTCGCAAGATCTCCCCGCAATTGGCTCTAGCAGCGTTTCAATTTCTTAGTTCATCAATTGATCTCTTCAAGACCGAATTGATCTCAAACAACGTTCTCCGGCGATTGATGCAACAGAGTCAAATCATTCGCTTTATCCGcgttaacaaagaaaaatcagagTTTCACCCGGCAGAGACGCTCATCTTTCAGCAA GGAAAACCAGCCGACTATTTCGTGCTGATCCTTGAAGGACGTGTGGAAGTGACAgttgggaaagaaaatttagtttttgagAGTGGGCCATTCAGTCATTACGGTTCACAGGCCCTAACGTCCTACTCGTCGGCAATGG AGTCGGCGTCTTCTACTCAACTTTCACGCAGCGTTCAATCGGTGCGGATGGCCGTCTCGCCCGACGGCGGAGTTGGCAGCGCAGCGCGTGGGCAAACGTTCGTCACCGACTACACGGTGCGTGCCATCACTGACGTCGTCTATTTCTGCCTCAGTCGGATACTCTACCAAGCAGCTTGTAGTACCACTGTACTCGAAAGAACGCAGCGCGGTGACGCAACCAAGCGGATATCAGACTGTGACAGCAATTTGGAGCACGTCTTGATCTTTTCCAACGGAGAAGAAGCAATTGGTTCA GGGGATCACACACTCAACGAAAATTCTCCGCTCATCACGCAAGGCGGATACTGTACAGATTATTTGATGTCCGACACTACTGCGATCGCATTAGACTCTCGCCAGGAAGATTTATTGAACGGTCCATCATTACCCGCTCAATCCAGTTTCCTTATTGGAGAAAACCCTGGAAATTAG